The following is a genomic window from Spirosoma foliorum.
TCGCCCGAATTCAATAGCACAACTTCTGCAACCTGATCAGACCGAATTCGTTTAATCAGGCTTAATTAAACCTATAAGGTCTCAAAGACCTTATAGGTTTAGATGGACTCTTTAGTACGCCCATACAAACACTCGTTACGACTTACTCATCATGAAAACCAATAATCAAGATCTTTTAATGATGCTGGCCTATCCAGCATTTCTGGCTGGCTATCGAACGGTAGAGGAAGCCTTGAATGACCACTTATTCAGCAACTACCTCAATGTATTTATCGAACAGGATGTTATGCCCTTTGCGGAAGCACAGGATGCCATTAACCTGGACGATAATAGACAACAATGGCTCAGCCAATTTTCCAGACCAACGAGCGATCCATTAGCCAATTTATGCGTCGACGGTGCGTCGAAGTTACCGGCCTTAATCCTGCCAACTCTGCGTGATCTGTTGGCGCAGAATCGGGATGTTCAGCGCATGGCATTCCTGCTAGCGGCATACGGCCATTACCTCTGCGCGGGCACCGATGACAAGGGCGTTTCCTATGAATTAAACGACGCTCACTTTCATCAACACGATTGGGCAAAGGTCAACAGCGATGATGTAGCAGCTTTGCTGGAAATATCCACCATAGCTACAGCTCGCTTGCATACCTACTCTCATTTTGTGGCCATGTACAAATCATACCGGACTCAAATTGCGAAATACGGTGTCGTTTTTCTACTCAAGCAAATGGCTTATAATCGCTTAGCTATGCAGCAAGCTTAAGCCGGTAGCTGTGCCACGGTTTATTTTAGCGTCATGTAAGAACCGTGGCACGGCTACCAGCGAAAATCCTATAAAACCAAAAAAGGGTATCGAGATGCCTCAATACCCTTTTTACTACAACCGAATAGACCACCAATTTTAGCAGCAATCCATTTCGGTATTAATCCACGTTTATCATAGGTTACTGTATTCGCTCTTTCAGGTAGATTTAAACGTTCAAGATCAACTGACGTTCACTCATATAAGTTAGAGCAGGGAGTCGGTCGGATACTACAACCGCCCCCTGCCATAAGCCATATTACCAACCTAAATCAGGTGTCAGAATGTCCATTTTCGTGCTGTCTATTGATGAAAATGGACGTGTATAGAACTAAGTTACGATAAGTACGCAAAGTGATCAGGATTACCGGAACAGGCTATACAACTGCCGCCCGGCGAACTTTTTTCATGATAAGCGACTCGGAAATAATGGGTGTGGCACTACGCTGGGTAGCCACATAGGCTCCTGTAGCGCAGGCAAATTCCAGTGTTTTCTTAGGTGTCTCTCCCTGCAATATTTTATAGAGAAAAGCTGCCAGAAAGGAGTCGCTACTTCCGATCGTATCCGCTACATTTACCGAGAAACCAGGGTGTTCTTCGAAGCCATCGTTACTGAGCATGATGGCCCCATTTTCAGCCCGCGTTACGCAGATAGTCTTCAAGTTGAATCGGTTGCGCAGATACTGCATCGCATCCCGTTCAGTACGTGGCGATGTATACCAGCCAGCAATTTCAGCCAGTTCGCTCTGGCTGACCTTCAGAATATCTGCTTTTTGCAACAAATACGTAACCTCCAGAGGTGTGTAGTGCGGAGCACGCAGGTTAACATCAAATACCTTTAGAGCCGCCTGATCCAGAAGTTGGTGCAACGTATTTCGGGACTCCTGATTCCGAGCCGCCAAACTTCCATACACGAGAATCGACTTTTGATAAAGCGGAGCCAGCGTTGCGTCGTACTGAATGTAATCCCAGGCTACTGGTTGCAGGATTTTATAAATGACTTCATTGCGCTCCGTCACGTTAGCTTTGGCAATACCGGTCAAATGAGTAGCTCCCAATTGCACATAGGCCGTTGGCAGGTGTTTTTTCCGCAAAAAGTTCAGTAGTTCGCGCCCCAGCTCATCGTTACCTACCCGGCTTATTA
Proteins encoded in this region:
- a CDS encoding carbohydrate kinase family protein, which encodes MTSTTIICFGEILWDILPDSKQPGGAPMNVAVHLRNLGLNAQLISRVGNDELGRELLNFLRKKHLPTAYVQLGATHLTGIAKANVTERNEVIYKILQPVAWDYIQYDATLAPLYQKSILVYGSLAARNQESRNTLHQLLDQAALKVFDVNLRAPHYTPLEVTYLLQKADILKVSQSELAEIAGWYTSPRTERDAMQYLRNRFNLKTICVTRAENGAIMLSNDGFEEHPGFSVNVADTIGSSDSFLAAFLYKILQGETPKKTLEFACATGAYVATQRSATPIISESLIMKKVRRAAVV